Part of the Virgibacillus necropolis genome, AATGGTTCTTCTTCATTTTCTACACGGCTTTTATTTAATGCCAAAAAGGATTTATGTGGCATAAAAGCTTCACCACGAATTTCAATTGTTTCTTTTTCTTTAATGGCTAATGGAATACTTTTAACCGTTCTTAGGTTACTCGTAATATCTTCACCGGTAGTACCATTTCCACGCGTGGCACCACGAACAAATTTGCCATTCTTATAGGTAAGAGATACAGCCAATCCATCAATTTTCAATTCACAAACAAATGATAGCTTCGTATCTGTTCCACCGATAGCACGCCGTTCAAAATCACGCAAATCACCTTCATTAAAGGCATTTCCTAAGCTAAGCATCGGTACATTATGTTGTACTTTTTGGAATGCATCAAGTGGCTCCCCGCCGACACGTTGCGTTGGAGATTCGGGTGTAACAAGTTCTGGATACTTTTCTTCCCAACCACGTAGTTCTTGCATTTTTTGATCATATTCAGCATCAGGAACACTCGGTTTGTCTAAAACATGATAATCATAGTTATATTGATTTAGCAATTCGCTTAATGCAGCAATTTTTTCTTGTGCTTGCTGTTTATCCACTTTCAGGGCCTCCTATTGTTTCGTAATTGGAGCAAATTTTGCTAATACCCGCTTAATACCGGTTGGCGCTGGGAAGGCAATATCAAGTTCCATTGCTTCATCTGCACCTTGAACTTTCACGACAGTTCCAACACCCCATTTTTTATGGGATGCTTTATCACCAGTTACCCATGCCTCATTTTCGGCACCAGTTGTTGTTTGTAGTTTTTGCGCTTTTCGTTTTATTGGTGCAGCCTTATCTTGTATCGGCTTACGCACGCCAAACATGGCCGCCTGTGCTTCTTCTATTCCATCGATAAGCTCTTTAGGTATTTCATTTATAAATCGACTAATCGGATTCATGTTTGTTCTACCATATAGTGTACGCATTTTTGCATGTGTTACATATAGTTCTTTTTCAGCTCGAGTAATTCCGACATAAGCAAGTCTACGCTCTTCTTCCATTTCATCATCATCAAACATGGCCCGACTATGTGGAAATACATTCTCCTCTAACCCAATTAAGAAAACAACAGGAAACTCAAGTCCTTTAGCTGCATGTAAGGTCATCAGCGTAATTTTTTCATCCGTTACATCTTCTTCGTCTTCCACCTTATCAATATCAGCTATCAAGGCTAAGTCAGTCAGAAATGTTACAAGCGTTTTGTCTTCTTCGCTCGTTTTTTCAAATTCCTTTGTAACTGTTATAAACTCTTCTAAGTTTTCTAACCTACTTTGTGATTCAATTGTATTCTCTCTTTTTAATGATTCTTCATAGCCTGTCCGCTTTAAAACCGCTTCAACCATATCGGTTGCTGTTAAAAATTCCTGTTGCTGCGTGAGTGAACCAATCAATGCACCAAATTCTGCGAGTGCCTGTGCAGCCTTTTTTGAAACACCTACAAAGTCAATTTCCTTCACAGTTTCATAAAAGGAAATACCATGCTCTGTAGCATGTGCGCGAATGCGGTCAACAGAAGTTTTTCCAATACCACGCTTTGGTACATTCACTACTCGCTCAAAGCTTAAATCATCGTTAGGATTCGTTATTAAACGCAAGTACGCAACCATGTCCTTGATTTCTTTTCGCTCATAGAATTTTGTTCCACCAACCATTTGATAAGAGACGGCTGATTTCATTAATGTATCCTCAATTGCACGA contains:
- the pcrA gene encoding DNA helicase PcrA, with protein sequence MDDLLNGLNIEQQQAVKQTDGPLLIMAGAGSGKTRVLTHRIAYLLSEKEVSPRSILAITFTNKAAREMRARVSKLVGPESGHIWVSTFHSMCVRILRRDIDRIGYNRNFTILDSGDQLSVIKQILKNLNIDPKKFEPRAMLGAISNAKNELITPEEYSKNVGNFYDRQIAQVYVAYQKTLQKNQSLDFDDLIMQTIHLFKRVPEVLESYQRRFQYIHVDEYQDTNHAQYFLVKQLASRFQNICVVGDSDQSIYGWRGADITNILTFEKDYPAAKSVFLEQNYRSTKAILSAANKVIGNNTGRKPKNLWTENDDGKNIHYFQGGTEHEEAFFVTDKIQDLTRQYGYSPNDIAILYRTNAQSRAIEDTLMKSAVSYQMVGGTKFYERKEIKDMVAYLRLITNPNDDLSFERVVNVPKRGIGKTSVDRIRAHATEHGISFYETVKEIDFVGVSKKAAQALAEFGALIGSLTQQQEFLTATDMVEAVLKRTGYEESLKRENTIESQSRLENLEEFITVTKEFEKTSEEDKTLVTFLTDLALIADIDKVEDEEDVTDEKITLMTLHAAKGLEFPVVFLIGLEENVFPHSRAMFDDDEMEEERRLAYVGITRAEKELYVTHAKMRTLYGRTNMNPISRFINEIPKELIDGIEEAQAAMFGVRKPIQDKAAPIKRKAQKLQTTTGAENEAWVTGDKASHKKWGVGTVVKVQGADEAMELDIAFPAPTGIKRVLAKFAPITKQ